In Bacillota bacterium, the genomic window CGCACTGCCCCATAACCCGGGAAACAGACGCTCCCAGCCATCGGTGATGCTCCACAACACCGCTTCAGCCGCTTCCAAGGTAGTCAACCTCGCGGCGAAGAAGTCGCCGTCACGTGATAGCTGGCTTATGGACAGGGCACCTGGCGCCCTCAGGTACTCAAATGTTTGCGCGCGCCCCGTTGTCAGGTTGCCCAACAGCATCGCGGCGAGCATAAAAGCCATCCAGAACCCTCGTTTCATTTGCGTTCCTCCTTCGAGTAGTGACCCCAGTCTACTCTAGCACCGTTACAAAAACGTTACAAATCGGTGCGAGGATATTTTTTCTGAAAAAATACGGGTGAAATGCTTCGCTGCCGCTAAGCATGACAGACAGGTGTCCTTCTGAGCGAAGCGAAGAAACCCCAAGACTCTCCGCTAACACCCAAAGAGATTTGGTGCGACGATGCTGCACCCGGCTCAGAGCGAGGAAGGAGCTTCACCCTCCAACACGCTCTCCAGCAGCGGCACGAGCTCATCCAGTGCGGTTTGCCGTCCCTGTTGAATGCAACTGTGTATCTCGTACTCGTTCAGGTGCGCTCGCAACACGGCGTCCACCCTTTGCTGGTGTTCTGTGCGGACGGGCAAGTGCAGCTGCTCGCGCAGAGCGTCGCTGGTGCCCTTCAACTGTGCGCCTAACTGCGCATGTTGCCCTGTGTTCGCCAGCCACAGACTCAATTCATCCAGTGCCTCCACGACGCCCGGGTAGTCCCGTATCTGTAGACGCAGTTGCAGGCACTGTCGAAGATGCTCCATACCCACCTGATGTTCTCCCCGACAGTGGGCAAGCTGCGCCAGATTGTAATGCAAAAAGCCCCGTGCGTACCAGTCTGCTCCTTTCTCAGCCAGTGCCAGAGAGGAAAGGTAGAAAGACTTCGCTTTGTCCGTCTCCCCCTCCCTCTGCGCCAGGTTGCCCAGCCACATCTGCGCGTAGGTCATTGCCTCCACATCCTGTATCTCCTCCGCCAGCGCAAGGCTTTCTTGATAGGCGGCGCGCGCCTGTGAATAACCTTGTCGGCGGTAAAGCACGTTGCCCAGCCACAGCCGCGCGAAGGCTTGACCGGCTTTATCACCCCTTTTCTCAAATCGCTGCAGGCTCTCCGTCAGGCAACGCTCCGCCTCATCGAGGTCGCGTTGCATCCATGCCAGCGCACCAACACCCATCGCCACCCACGCCCACCATCGTGAAACCTCTTCCTCTCCCGACGCGCAGTAAGCGTCCAGCAAACGATGCAGTACCTGCCTGCCTTCCACCAGCGCGCCGCGCATCATCCAGTACACCCACAGAAACGCCGCCATACGCAACGCACCAGCATCGGTCTTCGCGCTGTCCCGTTGCACGCTGTATTCCAGCGCACTCAATAAGTTGCGGTGCTCACGCCCCAGACAGGACGCCCACTGCGCCACCAGCGGTCCCGTGCGCTGTCTATCCGCCTCTTCGGCAAGGTGGCTGTAGAAGAGAAAGTGTCTGGCTCTGGCATCTGCCGCGTCCTCGCTCGCTTCCAGATACTCCTCTGCGAACACGCGCACCGTCTCCAGCATCCGGTAGCGCGCTTCGCCGTCGGTCTCCTCCATCTGCACCAGCGAGTTCTCGATCAAGGCGTCCAGTGTGTCCAGTAGCACTGCATCGGCGCGTCCGATCTCAGTAGAGATAAATCCCGTCAGGACGCTTCGGGCTGCCGCAAGGTCCCATCCTCCCTCGAAAACCGACAGCATTCGGAACGGCCGGCGCATCTCCGGGGAAAGCAGGGCATAACTCCACTCCAGGGACACCCTTAAAGACCGATGCCGCTCCGGCAAACAGGACTGCTGCGCACTCAACAGGTCGGGATGCTTCTGTAGAGAGTGCAGTATCTGTTGCGGCGACAGCACCCTGACCCGTGAAGCCGCGAGGATGAGCGCCAGAGGTACTCCCTCCAGACGCTCGCATATACCCGCAATGGACGCGGCGTTCTGCGCGTTCCACTCGAACCCCGGGCGCACCTGTTGCGCCTGCGCCAGGAAAAGCTGCACGCTTGGGCATTGAAGCAACGATTCCAGAGAAGCCTGTTCAGTATGAGGCGCACCGTTCGCTTTCCACCCCCCCGCGAAGGGGGTCTCCAGCGGCTGCACTCGCACGGTCCTCTCCTCGGACAATCCCAAATGCAATCGGGAGGTGATTAGCACGCGCAGCATTGGCAGTTGTTCCATCAGGCTCTTTACCGTCTGCTTACCGCTCGCGTCCATCTGCTCGAAGTTATCCAGCACCAGCAACGACGGGGCACTACCCAAGACCCTCGCGACTTCTTCCTCTACGGTAGCGACATGTGAGGTAACGCCTAACGCCTGCAGGATACGTCCCAGCAATAACGCGCCGTCTCTCACGTCCGTGACATCCACGAACCACACGGGGTGCCGCGTTTGCGCGATGAACCGTCGCCCCACTTCAATCGCCAGACGGGTTTTGCCTATGCCCCCCTCGCCGACCAGTGTCACGAGCCGCTCGGTTTCGGTTTTGAGCAGCTGCAGTAAGCGTTCCACCTCGCGGTCTCTTCCCACGAGCCTTCCTGGTGCGGGAGGTAACGCGCTCCGGCACATTGCCTCTGTGGTCTGATGTGCCTGCTGCGCTGCCGAGTCTATCGCTCGCGCCAGCATCAGGGTCTCGCGGGATGGGGTAGAATCCAGGTCCTCCTGCAGCAACCGCTCCCATTCTGCGTACGCTTTCCGCGCCTCAGCCGGATAGCCCCTTGCCAGATGGATGCGAACAAGCGCCAGGTGCGGTTCTTCCCGCAGGGGGTCCTGCGCGATACCGTGCAGAGCGTATTCTATCGCCACATCCAGCTGTCCCTCAGCCTCCAGTATCTTCAGCAGCTCATCCAGCGCGAGGAAATAGCGTTCTGAAACCTGCTCCTGCAGTTGCAACACCCAGTCCTCATAATAACCCTTCAGCGGCAGGTCGGTGTAAAGGCTTACAGCTCTCGCAAGATGCTGCCTTCGATCCGCAACGCTGGTGCTCTGGCGGGCTAAGCGCAGGCTACTCTCCATCATCTGCAGGTCCGTGACCACAGCCGACGCCCGCAGACCGATGCCGAAGTTGTCGGTGTAGAAGACGCTCTCTGGCACCACCCCGTGTTCTTCAAGCATCCTTCGCAACGCACTGAGCGAAACCCGCAAGCTGGTACGACCACTCTCAGCAGTGCTTTCAGGCCATAGCAGGTCCAGCAATATCTCACGGGGATGGGATTGGTGCAGGTGGGTGGCTAAATAAGCCAGCAAAAGCGCGGTCTTCTCGGTACGAAAGCGGGTGATAACCTGCTCCCCCACAATCAGGCGCAAGCCGCCGAACACTTCTACCCGGCACAGTGTTTCGGACAAAGGTGTCATCTCCTCTTCTGGCTGTGCGTGCACTAGAGACACATTCAAAAAGATACGGGTTACGCAGTTGAAAGACTGTTCATGAGTTTGCGACATACAGTGACATCATCTGTCATTCTGAGCGAAGCGAAGAATCTCTTTTGGGGCTCCAAGATCTTCGAGGACGCTCAGTATGACAAAGTCTCTGCATTCACTGAAAAAGAATGACCTACCCGATCTTCGTCGCAGCTGCGTAACTCCTAAAAGGACACCGGCAGGCGACTTGGTAGGGTGGCTGCTGTCGTCCTGCCGGCGTTTGCTCGCTTCTCAGTATCCCTTTCCGCCCATCTCCTCACGCAAACGGGCGATGAACGCCTCCAGAGACACCGCGCCCTGGTCGCCTGCGCTGCGTTTGCGCACGGAAACGGTCTGGTTGGTCATGTCGCGGTCACCCACGACCAGCATATACGGGATTTTCTGCAGCTCCGCCTCGCGCACCTTGAAGCCTGTTTTCTCGTTGCGGGCATCTACCTCCACGCGGAAGCCCTCCTCTTCCAGACGCTGGCGGATCTGCTGCGCGTAAGGCACATGCCGGTCGGCAATGGGCAGCACAATCACCTGCACCGGCGCCAGCCACAGCGGGAAGGCTCCTGCGTAATGCTCGATCAGGATGCCGATGAGCCGTTCCAGCGAGCCGAAGGGCGCGCGGTGTATCATCACCGGACGGTGCGGCTGACCGTCGGGACCGATATACTCCAGGTCGAAGCGTTCGGGTAACGTGTAGTCCACCTGCACCGTGCCCAACTGCCACATCCTGCCCAGACAGTCTTTGGCAAGGAAGTCCAGCTTGGGTCCGTAGAACGCCGCCTCGCCTTCGGCAACAGTGTACTGGATGCCCATGTGTTCCACTGCCAGCAGGATGGCTTGCTGCGCCTGCTCCCACGCCTCGTCGCTGCCCACGTATTTGTCGCTCTTGGGGTCGCGTAAGCCCACACGGGCGTGGTATTCCTCCAGCCCCAGCCGCTCGAACACATAAAGCACCAGCTCCACCACGTTTTTGAACTCGTCTTCCAGCTGGTCTGGCGTGACGAAGATGTGCGAATCGTCCACCGTGAAGCCGCGCACGCGCGTCAACCCACCCAGCTCGCCGCTCTGCTCATAGCGATACACCGTGCCGAACTCCGCCAGGCGCAACGGCAGGTCGCGGTAACTGCGCGTCTCCGACTTGTAAATCTGGATGTGGTGCGGGCAGTTCATTGGCTTCAGCATGTATTCCTCATCTTCCACCTGAATCGGGTGGAACATGCTTTCCTGATACTTGTACCAGTGCCCGCTGGTCTTGTACAGGTCCAGCTTGCCGATATGCGGTGTCACCACCGGCAGGTAGCCGCGTTTCAACTGTTCCTTCTTGAGGAAGGTCTCCAGCGTGTCGCGCAGGATAGCCCCTTTGGGAAGCCACAGTGGTAATCCGCTGCCCACCTCCGGGCTGATAAGGAAGATACCCAACTCCCTGCCCAGCTTGCGATGGTCACGCCGCTTTGCCTCCTCCATGCGCTGCAGGTAGTCGTGCAGCTCCTCCTCCGTAAACCATGCGGTTCCGTAAAGGCGGGTCAGCATCTTGTTTCGTGCGTCGCCGCGCCAGTACGCCCCTGCGATGGAGAGCAGTTTGAAGTGTTTAATCTGGCTGGTACGCTCCACGTGGGGGCCGCGGCACAGGTCAATGAAATCGCCCTGCCGGTAGAAACTGATGGTCTCCTCTTCGGGGATCTCCTCGATAATCTGCACCTTATAGTCCTGCCCGAGTTCCCGCACCAGTCTGAGCGCGTCGAGACGGGGCAGTTCGATACGCTCAATAGGCAGGTCGCGCGCCGCAATTTCGCGCATTCGCTCCTCAATACGCGGCAGGTCTTCTCCCGTGATCGGCTGCGGTGGGTCCACATCGTAATAGAAGCCATCCTCGATGGGCGGGCCGATTGCCAGCTTGGTGCCGGGGAAGAGTTCACAAACAGCCTGAGCCATCAGATGCGCCGTACTGTGGCGCAACGTCTCCAGGTCGGTCATCGTCGCCTGAGCCATTTTCGAAAAACACTCCTCCGAGTGAAGTCAACGCCTGTACGAACGGCGCTGCGATGGTATTATACCATATCTGCATTCCTTCACTTGACACCGCGCATGAACCGATGTTACCATTCAGTGGAACACCACCCGAAGGTAAGCAGAAGATGACGAATTTGCTTCTACAAGGCAAATATGTGTGTCCCCTCTGTGGGCTGGAACTGGACAAGCCTGTTGGCGGACACATCCGTCAGCAACACGGAGAGCAGGCGTTCGTTCAAGCGGTACTGGATGCCAAACGTGCCGGGATGAGCGACGCACAGATCGGGGAACAGTTCGGGATTACCTTCAAACAACTGGAACGCATCATCACCGAAGCGGTTGGGGTAAACGTCTCCACGCTCTCGCATCCCAAACGCATCAAGACCTGGGAGCCGGCAGAATTCCGCCTGGAGAATACCACCGTCTGGAGTTTCAAACAGCGTGGCAACTGGGCGACGCACGATGGACGGTATCGTGGCAATTGGTCGCCCTACATTCCCCGCAATTTGATACTGCGCTACACCAATCCCGGCGACCTCGTGCTCGATCCGTTCGTGGGTGGCGGCACCACCGCAGTGGAAGCGAAACTGCTGGGACGGCGGTGTATCGCCCGTGACATTAACCCAGTATGTGTGGAAATGACTTTGGAAAACCTGCGCTTCAGCTTGCCACGTAGTCTTTTTGCGGAATCTCCCATCTACGAGCCTGAGGTTTCGGTCGGAGATGCCCGTTGTCTGGAGGGCATTGCCGACAACAGCGTAGACCTGATTTGCGCTCACCCGCCTTATGCCGGAATTATCCCGTATACTTCGAGCATTGAAGGCGACCTCTCCCAGCTTGGTGTTGGGGATTTCCTGCACGAGATGCGTCAGGTTGCTTCCGAATGCTACAGGGTGCTAAAACCGGGCAGCAAATGCGCTGTGCTCATCGGCGACACCAGACAACGCAAACACGTGGTACCGATAGGCTTCAAGACGATAGAAGTTTTTCTCGAGGCAGGTTTTCGCCTGAAGGAGCTGGTCATCAAGCGTCAGCATAACTGCAGGACCACAGGCTTCTGGGCGGACAGGAGCGTAAAGCACAATTTCCTGTTCCTCGCGCACGAATACCTGCCCGTTTTCGAGAAACCGGCGACTGACGTACCGTATGAGGAATCTCGTCTACCTTCCCCCGGTTTTGAAACGCTACACGCCACGAAGGTAGAGACGTCCACTTTGCAAACGACTACCGTATGGATATTCCCGCAGGAGAAACTTAAGCAACAGGTGGATGCCAATCTCCATCAGAGGTATGCTGGAGAAGGACACAATCTCGTATTAATACATCTAACTGAACAGAACACGCGACAAGATACGCAAGACTGCCACGCAAGCATACAGGCATCCGCGCAGCAGGCGTTGTCTAGGCTACAGCAAGGAGAGTTCGTTATCGTGGAAACGAGAGACGTTCGTTTCGGTGGACAGGTAGTGCCCCTTGCCAAGGTAGTTGTGGACGCGCTTCAGCCTGTCTCTCGATTATGGCTCAAGGAAATCATCGTTGTAGTGCCCAGCAACTTGCCGGTCTGGTCTACCACGGAGGGGTTACACATCATACACCGTTATCTGCTGGTCTATGAGGTAACCGCATGAGACAATTCTGGTGCTTGTTGGTAGCGGTGTACTACAACCTGCTATGCTTCTACCGCATTCTGCGTGCTGTACGCTGCCAGAAGGATGACGTCGTCTACACCACGTCCAACAACGTCGAAATCCGGGTGTATCCGGGCAAGAAAACACAGTCACCATTCGACTTTATCGTGAGGTTCAAAGAATCTGGTAAAAGAGAGCGCACACCACGCCATGTGCATCTCATCGTGGAAATGTATGTGAAACACGCCTATAACCCAACATTAACCATGAAACTGCGAGAACACATTCTCCAGATGTTCCAACACATTCAGCCCACAGACAGGTTTCCTCCCACCCTGCAGTTCTTCCAACCGCACCACGTTGAACCCTTCCGCGAGCTGGACGGAGTAGGTGAATTTACCGTAGAGTTTCTACTGGTCGTAACAGAGCTCATCGGTATCTAGGAAAAACAAACTATCCCAAAGGTTCTCTAACCGAAAGCCTTTACAGAGACTTTGGGGTTACCGACCGCTTTTCGGTTATCCAGAAAGCCACGTGGCGCGGCTAAGGAAGAAGCTTGGATGAGCCGTAAATGAGGTAGGACGGGCTCGGCAGGATCTTCGCCCTCCAAGAGGCGTTCACGTGGCTTTCTCGACCACCCCTCGGAACCTTGACTCGCCCTGCTTCTACAGGATACAATCAAAACCCGTAGTTTCACAGGAGACGGCAACAGATGCGTTTTGTCCGGACATTTTCCGTTATCATCTTGTGTATCCTCATCGGATGTGCTGTAGTCTGGTATCTTTATCGCACAGGCTATCCTCTGCCTGCGCCTTTGACACGTATCACTCCCCCTCGCCCGCCCGTACCCGAAGGCATTCTCATCCACCACTCCGCAACACCCTTCCGCCTGAAAGGCCGCATGGTGGATGCGAAGAAAATAGACGAAATGCATCGACAGCGCGGTTTTAGTATAGTTTGTGGCGAAAAAACCTATCATATTGGTTATCACTACGTGATACTGCCGGACGGGCGCATTCAGCCCGGTCGCCCGGAAAACTGCCAGGGAGCTCACTCTGGAAACGGTTACTACAACAGCAGGTACCTCGGTATTTGCCTCATCGGTGACTTTGATAGCCACGGCAGGTGGAATGGCAGACGAAGCGCGAAACAGCCAACCCCGGCGCAGATAGAGTCGCTGGTGAAGCTCTGTGCCAAACTGATGCAGAAATACAACATCCCCTTGCAGAACGTACGTCGCCACCGCGATGTCAGCCAAACCTACTGCCCGGGGGACCGTTTTCCCTACAGGCGGGTGCAGATGCTCATCGCGCAGGAACTGGAGAGGCGAATACAGAATGCTTCTGTAACGCAACCGACCCGTTAACTGCTGGAGGAGAACAGATGCCGGACGTCTCTTTTGACCGCTTCTACCGTTACGAAGACCTGACGCGCATTCTACAGGCTTACGCGGAAGAGTATCCTCACCTCGTGCGCGTGGAGAGCGCAGGCAAAAGCTACGAAGGACGTGAAATCTGGGTCGTGACCGTTACCCGGTTCGATACGGGTGCTGATACCGAGAAGCCAGCGTTCTGGGCAGATGGTAACATCCATGCGACAGAGGTTTCCGCTTCCAGTGCGGTGCTTTACCTGTTGAACAAGCTCTGCGTGCAGTATGGACAGGACGCTGACATCACGCGCGCACTGGATACACGCGCCTTTTATCTGTGCCCGCGCGTGAACCCGGACGGTGCGGAATGGGCGCTGGCAGACAAACCCAAACTCATCCGCTCCAGCACCCGCCCGTATCCCTATGATGAAGACCCCATCGAGGGCTTACGTCAGGAAGATATCGACGGCGACGGGCGGATGCTTACCATGCGTATCCCTGACCCGAACGGCGCATGGAAGATTTCGCCAGACGAGCCTCGCCTGATGGTGCGCCGTGACCCCACCGAGACAGGCGGACAGTATTATCGGTTGCTTCCCGAAGACATGATAGATAACTACGACGGCGTTTTGATACCCCTGCAGCCCAAGAAGGAGGGGCTCGACCTCAACCGCAACTTCCCGGCTAACTGGCGGCAGGAAAAGGAACAGCGCGGCGCGGGACCGTTTCCTACCTCCGAGCCAGAGGTGCGGGCAATAGCGCAGTTCATCGTCTCTCATCCAAACATCACCGGCGCAGTTACCTTCCATACCTATGGCGGTTTGCTGTTGCGACCCTTCAGTGATAAGCCCGACGAAAAGTTCCCCGCCGAAGACCTCTGGACATACCAGAAAATCGGGCAGAAGGGTACGGAACTGACCGGCTACCCGCACATCTCCGTTTATCACGATTTTCGCTACCACCCCAACGAGGTCATCACGGGCGTGTTTGACGACTGGATGTACGAACATCTGGGCGTGTTTGCGTGGACGGTGGAAATCTGGAGCCCGCAGAGGCAAGCAGGCATCACCGACTACAAATATATCGATTGGTACCGCGAACACCCCTTTGAAGATGACCTGAAGATGCTCAGGTGGAGCGATGAGGTGCTGGAAGGCAAAGGCTACGTGGACTGGTATAAGGTTCAGCATCCCCAGCTGGGCGAGGTGGAAATCGGCGGCTGGAACGCGCAATATGCCTTCCGTAACCCTCCGCCTGAGTTTCTGGAGAAGGAGATTGCCTCTCTGGCGGATTGGGTGATATGGCAGGGGCTGATTTCGCCCAGGCTGGAGATTCTGGAAGCCAGCGCAACCCCGCTGGGCGACGGCGCGTACCGCATCCGTCTGGTAGTACACAACGCCGGCTGGCTACCAACCTACGTGACCAAAGCGGCTCTGGA contains:
- a CDS encoding methyltransferase domain-containing protein — protein: MSDAQIGEQFGITFKQLERIITEAVGVNVSTLSHPKRIKTWEPAEFRLENTTVWSFKQRGNWATHDGRYRGNWSPYIPRNLILRYTNPGDLVLDPFVGGGTTAVEAKLLGRRCIARDINPVCVEMTLENLRFSLPRSLFAESPIYEPEVSVGDARCLEGIADNSVDLICAHPPYAGIIPYTSSIEGDLSQLGVGDFLHEMRQVASECYRVLKPGSKCAVLIGDTRQRKHVVPIGFKTIEVFLEAGFRLKELVIKRQHNCRTTGFWADRSVKHNFLFLAHEYLPVFEKPATDVPYEESRLPSPGFETLHATKVETSTLQTTTVWIFPQEKLKQQVDANLHQRYAGEGHNLVLIHLTEQNTRQDTQDCHASIQASAQQALSRLQQGEFVIVETRDVRFGGQVVPLAKVVVDALQPVSRLWLKEIIVVVPSNLPVWSTTEGLHIIHRYLLVYEVTA
- the thrS gene encoding threonine--tRNA ligase, giving the protein MAQATMTDLETLRHSTAHLMAQAVCELFPGTKLAIGPPIEDGFYYDVDPPQPITGEDLPRIEERMREIAARDLPIERIELPRLDALRLVRELGQDYKVQIIEEIPEEETISFYRQGDFIDLCRGPHVERTSQIKHFKLLSIAGAYWRGDARNKMLTRLYGTAWFTEEELHDYLQRMEEAKRRDHRKLGRELGIFLISPEVGSGLPLWLPKGAILRDTLETFLKKEQLKRGYLPVVTPHIGKLDLYKTSGHWYKYQESMFHPIQVEDEEYMLKPMNCPHHIQIYKSETRSYRDLPLRLAEFGTVYRYEQSGELGGLTRVRGFTVDDSHIFVTPDQLEDEFKNVVELVLYVFERLGLEEYHARVGLRDPKSDKYVGSDEAWEQAQQAILLAVEHMGIQYTVAEGEAAFYGPKLDFLAKDCLGRMWQLGTVQVDYTLPERFDLEYIGPDGQPHRPVMIHRAPFGSLERLIGILIEHYAGAFPLWLAPVQVIVLPIADRHVPYAQQIRQRLEEEGFRVEVDARNEKTGFKVREAELQKIPYMLVVGDRDMTNQTVSVRKRSAGDQGAVSLEAFIARLREEMGGKGY
- a CDS encoding tetratricopeptide repeat protein, producing the protein MSETLCRVEVFGGLRLIVGEQVITRFRTEKTALLLAYLATHLHQSHPREILLDLLWPESTAESGRTSLRVSLSALRRMLEEHGVVPESVFYTDNFGIGLRASAVVTDLQMMESSLRLARQSTSVADRRQHLARAVSLYTDLPLKGYYEDWVLQLQEQVSERYFLALDELLKILEAEGQLDVAIEYALHGIAQDPLREEPHLALVRIHLARGYPAEARKAYAEWERLLQEDLDSTPSRETLMLARAIDSAAQQAHQTTEAMCRSALPPAPGRLVGRDREVERLLQLLKTETERLVTLVGEGGIGKTRLAIEVGRRFIAQTRHPVWFVDVTDVRDGALLLGRILQALGVTSHVATVEEEVARVLGSAPSLLVLDNFEQMDASGKQTVKSLMEQLPMLRVLITSRLHLGLSEERTVRVQPLETPFAGGWKANGAPHTEQASLESLLQCPSVQLFLAQAQQVRPGFEWNAQNAASIAGICERLEGVPLALILAASRVRVLSPQQILHSLQKHPDLLSAQQSCLPERHRSLRVSLEWSYALLSPEMRRPFRMLSVFEGGWDLAAARSVLTGFISTEIGRADAVLLDTLDALIENSLVQMEETDGEARYRMLETVRVFAEEYLEASEDAADARARHFLFYSHLAEEADRQRTGPLVAQWASCLGREHRNLLSALEYSVQRDSAKTDAGALRMAAFLWVYWMMRGALVEGRQVLHRLLDAYCASGEEEVSRWWAWVAMGVGALAWMQRDLDEAERCLTESLQRFEKRGDKAGQAFARLWLGNVLYRRQGYSQARAAYQESLALAEEIQDVEAMTYAQMWLGNLAQREGETDKAKSFYLSSLALAEKGADWYARGFLHYNLAQLAHCRGEHQVGMEHLRQCLQLRLQIRDYPGVVEALDELSLWLANTGQHAQLGAQLKGTSDALREQLHLPVRTEHQQRVDAVLRAHLNEYEIHSCIQQGRQTALDELVPLLESVLEGEAPSSL
- a CDS encoding peptidoglycan recognition protein family protein, which encodes MRFVRTFSVIILCILIGCAVVWYLYRTGYPLPAPLTRITPPRPPVPEGILIHHSATPFRLKGRMVDAKKIDEMHRQRGFSIVCGEKTYHIGYHYVILPDGRIQPGRPENCQGAHSGNGYYNSRYLGICLIGDFDSHGRWNGRRSAKQPTPAQIESLVKLCAKLMQKYNIPLQNVRRHRDVSQTYCPGDRFPYRRVQMLIAQELERRIQNASVTQPTR
- a CDS encoding carboxypeptidase — encoded protein: MPDVSFDRFYRYEDLTRILQAYAEEYPHLVRVESAGKSYEGREIWVVTVTRFDTGADTEKPAFWADGNIHATEVSASSAVLYLLNKLCVQYGQDADITRALDTRAFYLCPRVNPDGAEWALADKPKLIRSSTRPYPYDEDPIEGLRQEDIDGDGRMLTMRIPDPNGAWKISPDEPRLMVRRDPTETGGQYYRLLPEDMIDNYDGVLIPLQPKKEGLDLNRNFPANWRQEKEQRGAGPFPTSEPEVRAIAQFIVSHPNITGAVTFHTYGGLLLRPFSDKPDEKFPAEDLWTYQKIGQKGTELTGYPHISVYHDFRYHPNEVITGVFDDWMYEHLGVFAWTVEIWSPQRQAGITDYKYIDWYREHPFEDDLKMLRWSDEVLEGKGYVDWYKVQHPQLGEVEIGGWNAQYAFRNPPPEFLEKEIASLADWVIWQGLISPRLEILEASATPLGDGAYRIRLVVHNAGWLPTYVTKAALENKVTRGVVCEIELPEGATLETGKPREELGQLEGRAYKSSAPTGWVADPTDDRLKVEWVVRAPNGGEVKVTARHERAGTVRASIRLQ